In one Mycoplasmopsis canis PG 14 genomic region, the following are encoded:
- a CDS encoding ABC transporter ATP-binding protein, with product MIKMFSILPTKIKLHFLLGILILVVNVGLIMLTPIFISQFLPLLINAKSEYQIEIFKIAIYTTDNFSNALTILISSTVGLIIGGAITSFLSLVIIIWAGENASNFYRDALYIKYQKLSLKDISHFSIESLMTRINDDVAVFWDFLVGATTALIKAPLFIVFGLTFALLTDLTLTWAIVAIVPLIIGSIIYILIKVMPLIIKGRTIIDANTKSVNEIIHGARLIKAYNLQDYQFEKFDQTNKNWLSNGIKIFNLFSISLPFFFFAVNLVVVFIFVGGYKLLADNPSQDVANLIAKLNTFIEYEFMMALGISMLGQFLGTFFRARVSSKRIIEVLDAKYDDLQVEHGESLPLNASEYNIEFKNFSYKYYESSESYALENINFEIGAGKTLGIIGPTGSGKSTLANILVNNMKYNIGNVKIANKEVNQINSNELHKQVGIVFQEASLYSGTIKSNLLFAKDDASNEEIEKAVETACAKEFINSFSDKYEHIVEQRGKNLSGGQKQRLSIARTLLTDPKILILDDTTSALDNITAKKVIKNISKNYNCTTVIISQKINSIRHADKILVLNNGKIIDSGTHEKLLETCEWYKDVYHNQLEQ from the coding sequence ATGATAAAAATGTTTAGTATTTTGCCTACTAAAATCAAACTTCATTTTTTATTAGGTATTTTAATTTTAGTTGTAAATGTAGGATTAATCATGCTTACCCCTATTTTTATTTCGCAATTTCTACCACTCTTAATTAACGCAAAAAGCGAATATCAAATAGAAATATTTAAAATAGCTATATACACAACTGATAATTTTAGCAATGCTTTAACTATTTTGATATCTAGCACAGTAGGATTAATTATTGGGGGTGCTATAACATCCTTTTTAAGCCTAGTTATAATAATATGAGCAGGTGAAAATGCATCTAATTTTTACCGCGATGCACTATACATAAAATATCAAAAATTAAGTTTAAAGGATATTTCTCATTTTAGTATAGAAAGTTTAATGACAAGAATAAATGATGATGTTGCTGTTTTTTGAGATTTTCTAGTTGGTGCCACAACAGCTTTAATTAAAGCTCCACTTTTCATTGTTTTCGGTTTAACATTTGCTTTATTAACTGATCTAACTTTAACTTGAGCAATTGTTGCAATTGTTCCTCTTATAATAGGTTCAATTATTTATATATTAATAAAAGTAATGCCATTAATTATTAAAGGTAGAACAATTATTGATGCTAACACTAAGTCAGTTAATGAAATAATTCACGGAGCAAGATTAATAAAAGCTTACAACCTGCAAGATTATCAATTTGAAAAATTTGATCAAACAAACAAAAATTGATTAAGTAATGGAATAAAGATATTTAATTTATTTTCTATTAGTTTACCTTTTTTCTTTTTTGCTGTTAATTTAGTTGTTGTTTTTATTTTTGTTGGTGGATATAAACTTTTAGCAGATAACCCAAGCCAAGATGTTGCGAATTTGATAGCTAAATTAAATACCTTTATTGAATATGAATTTATGATGGCATTGGGTATATCAATGTTAGGTCAATTTTTAGGAACATTTTTTAGAGCAAGAGTTTCTTCGAAAAGAATAATCGAAGTTCTTGATGCTAAATATGATGATTTACAAGTAGAGCATGGTGAGTCATTACCTTTAAACGCCTCAGAATATAACATTGAATTTAAAAATTTTTCATACAAATATTACGAATCTTCCGAAAGTTATGCACTTGAAAATATTAACTTTGAAATTGGTGCCGGTAAAACTCTCGGAATTATTGGGCCAACTGGTTCAGGTAAATCTACTTTAGCAAATATATTAGTAAACAATATGAAATATAACATTGGAAATGTAAAAATAGCAAATAAAGAGGTGAACCAAATTAACTCTAATGAATTACACAAACAAGTGGGTATCGTATTCCAAGAAGCTTCTTTATATTCAGGAACTATAAAATCTAATTTATTATTCGCAAAAGATGATGCAAGCAATGAGGAAATAGAAAAAGCTGTCGAAACAGCTTGTGCTAAAGAATTTATAAATAGCTTTAGTGATAAATATGAACATATTGTTGAACAAAGAGGCAAAAACTTATCTGGCGGCCAAAAACAAAGGTTATCTATAGCTAGAACACTTCTAACTGACCCAAAAATCTTAATTCTAGACGATACAACAAGTGCTTTAGATAACATTACAGCTAAGAAAGTTATTAAAAATATTTCAAAAAATTATAACTGTACCACAGTAATAATTTCTCAAAAAATTAATTCAATTAGACATGCTGATAAAATTCTAGTTTTAAATAACGGAAAAATAATTGATTCCGGAACACACGAAAAATTGTTAGAAACATGTGAATGATATAAAGATGTATACCACAATCAATTAGAACAATAG
- a CDS encoding BMP family ABC transporter substrate-binding protein: MKKRHLWNLISGGLILSSLPLSVISCSNQDSEQQKDSSISNFVEKNDRISVIETNSSLNYDAIKDKKGIKIALINGSGNTLDKSFNQSHWEALIKLSEDTRKDDKNQIEITDINPGTTELTEVYNNALEENQKVWVLAGYNHSEKIKAYLKNEENVKKLNEKGVIIIAVDFQVGLESTSNFKNLYEVTFNINEAAYIVGNALSKAFAKTFPGQNNSDSRKSGVYGGGSGSDVVSFISGYLKGILKHNKSSETTNKINQIDQIALNAGYEAGDPNMNQVTIGMIDKKPKFVLPVVAGGVAIILDEIQKRNLNMYVIGVDVDQSKAYPQHKGKFATSIQKNIGQAVYDVINEFVFGIKNKSLESKASSTEYGSKHLHGNFSDKWVAYAPSTASNEKLRLAINNELEKTEKEFLKLSQDEKDFISNFKDSSNKEYSEESLSELVEALVKEINK; this comes from the coding sequence ATGAAAAAAAGACACTTATGAAACCTTATTAGTGGTGGTTTAATTTTATCTTCACTACCTTTATCAGTAATATCTTGTTCAAATCAAGATTCAGAACAACAAAAAGACTCATCAATTAGTAATTTTGTAGAAAAAAATGATCGAATATCAGTTATTGAAACTAATTCATCATTAAATTATGATGCTATAAAAGATAAAAAAGGAATAAAAATTGCTTTAATTAATGGTTCTGGAAATACATTAGATAAATCATTTAACCAATCTCATTGAGAAGCTTTAATCAAATTATCTGAAGACACTAGAAAAGATGATAAAAATCAAATAGAAATTACAGATATAAATCCTGGAACAACGGAATTAACTGAAGTTTATAATAATGCATTAGAAGAAAACCAAAAAGTATGAGTTCTCGCTGGGTATAATCACTCTGAAAAAATTAAAGCTTATTTAAAAAATGAAGAAAATGTTAAAAAACTAAACGAAAAAGGTGTAATAATAATTGCTGTAGATTTTCAGGTAGGACTTGAAAGTACAAGCAATTTTAAAAATTTATACGAAGTTACTTTCAATATTAATGAAGCTGCATATATAGTTGGAAACGCTTTATCAAAAGCATTTGCTAAAACATTCCCTGGGCAAAATAATTCAGACTCAAGAAAATCTGGAGTATATGGTGGAGGAAGTGGTTCTGATGTTGTAAGTTTTATATCTGGATATTTAAAAGGTATACTTAAGCACAATAAATCAAGTGAAACAACAAATAAAATTAACCAAATTGATCAAATTGCATTAAATGCTGGATATGAAGCTGGTGACCCGAATATGAATCAAGTAACAATCGGAATGATTGATAAAAAACCTAAATTCGTTTTACCTGTTGTCGCAGGTGGTGTTGCAATTATTCTAGATGAAATACAAAAAAGAAATCTTAATATGTATGTAATAGGTGTTGATGTTGATCAATCAAAAGCTTATCCACAACATAAAGGTAAATTTGCTACTTCAATTCAAAAGAATATTGGTCAAGCAGTATATGATGTAATAAATGAGTTTGTTTTTGGTATAAAAAACAAATCACTTGAATCAAAAGCCTCATCAACTGAATATGGATCAAAACATCTACATGGTAATTTTAGTGATAAATGGGTAGCTTATGCTCCTTCTACAGCATCAAACGAAAAACTTAGACTAGCAATTAATAATGAACTCGAGAAAACAGAAAAAGAGTTTCTAAAATTAAGTCAAGATGAAAAAGATTTCATAAGCAATTTCAAGGATTCTTCAAATAAGGAATATTCAGAAGAAAGTCTTAGCGAGTTAGTTGAAGCATTAGTAAAAGAAATCAATAAATAA
- a CDS encoding ABC transporter ATP-binding protein, which yields MKKTDKVSSWQAIKLLFSFAKDFKSTIIWGTIFSLINAVAYIAGSFLIGAIVSIFFQPIAENQQRFEDFDMTKFIIFLSSLAGCYIIYGIFRYLETRFFVKVSFGAAANIRKKLISKMLKLNIGFYDKNKAGDLISTIIVDVTNIAFSLNQVFSAVVNAAINIFLAVIIMFLVSAKLTLIVIPLTLIMFSGVILLIKKSQPHFVQVRNAFGKLNSFVEETLSNTKITNSFEKQKPLLNQLQSITKEIRDTAFKSDLISRSFETIYNVMSNSIILIITGIATLFFFNKEPIWGIPGIIGDSTSIATPGLIVTYISLNWNFLGPFQNALGTIFGAQTGVASTTRVAKLLEEKEPIIKNQKIKIVKVAFNEETNEFIETNNEDLFGFYTWKFFNNETNKYELKSVKGTVEFENVYFKYLEESEKYQLNNASFKAERGQKIAIVGPTGAGKTTIINLLSKYYDYNKGSIKIDGFELNEIDTNNLRDIMTIVLQDSFLFNETIIDNLKVSNPNATEEEIIKAAKMTKAHDFILGMENGYRTLIENNGANISQGQRQLLSLTRAILSNRNILILDEATSNIDSSTEMFVQESMLHLMEYKTSFIIAHRLSTIKNADVIIVIDNGEIIEQGNHQSLIDQKGFYYNLYQSQFEGNKD from the coding sequence ATGAAAAAAACAGATAAAGTTTCATCATGACAAGCAATTAAATTGTTATTTTCTTTCGCAAAAGATTTTAAGAGCACAATAATATGAGGAACTATTTTTTCATTAATAAATGCAGTTGCTTATATTGCCGGAAGTTTTTTAATTGGTGCAATAGTTTCAATATTTTTCCAACCAATCGCAGAAAATCAACAAAGATTTGAAGATTTTGATATGACTAAATTCATTATATTCTTAAGTTCTTTAGCAGGTTGCTATATCATTTATGGAATATTTAGATATTTAGAAACTAGATTTTTCGTTAAAGTTAGTTTTGGTGCTGCTGCAAATATTAGAAAAAAATTAATTTCTAAAATGCTTAAATTAAATATTGGATTTTATGACAAAAATAAAGCTGGTGACTTGATTTCAACAATTATTGTTGATGTTACTAATATTGCTTTTTCATTAAATCAAGTTTTTTCCGCTGTTGTTAATGCCGCAATTAATATTTTTCTAGCAGTAATTATTATGTTTTTAGTTTCTGCTAAATTAACTTTAATTGTTATACCACTAACATTAATTATGTTTTCTGGTGTTATTTTATTAATCAAAAAATCACAACCACACTTTGTGCAGGTTAGAAATGCTTTTGGAAAATTAAATTCATTTGTTGAAGAAACATTATCTAACACAAAAATAACAAATTCTTTCGAAAAACAAAAACCATTATTGAATCAACTACAATCAATAACAAAGGAAATTAGAGATACTGCTTTTAAAAGTGACTTAATCTCAAGGAGTTTCGAAACCATTTATAATGTGATGTCAAACTCTATTATCCTTATAATTACAGGTATAGCAACATTATTTTTCTTTAACAAAGAACCAATTTGAGGCATACCAGGAATAATTGGTGACTCTACTTCAATAGCGACTCCAGGATTAATAGTTACATACATATCATTGAATTGAAACTTTTTAGGACCTTTTCAAAATGCATTAGGAACTATTTTTGGAGCTCAAACAGGTGTTGCTTCAACTACACGTGTTGCAAAATTACTAGAAGAAAAAGAACCTATAATTAAGAATCAGAAAATTAAAATTGTAAAAGTCGCTTTTAACGAAGAAACAAATGAATTTATAGAAACGAATAATGAAGATTTATTTGGATTTTATACATGAAAATTTTTTAACAATGAAACAAATAAATATGAATTAAAATCAGTTAAAGGAACTGTTGAGTTTGAAAACGTTTATTTTAAATACTTAGAAGAATCAGAAAAATATCAATTAAATAATGCTTCTTTCAAAGCTGAAAGAGGCCAAAAAATTGCTATAGTTGGCCCTACAGGAGCGGGTAAAACTACAATAATTAACTTGCTTTCAAAATATTATGATTACAATAAAGGTAGCATAAAAATTGATGGGTTTGAACTAAATGAAATAGACACAAATAATTTAAGAGACATCATGACAATTGTTCTGCAAGATTCGTTTTTATTTAATGAAACAATTATTGATAATTTGAAAGTATCAAATCCAAATGCTACAGAAGAAGAAATTATAAAAGCAGCTAAAATGACAAAAGCTCATGACTTTATTCTAGGAATGGAAAATGGTTATAGAACCCTTATAGAAAATAACGGAGCAAATATTTCGCAAGGGCAAAGGCAACTTTTATCATTAACTAGAGCTATTTTATCAAATAGAAATATTCTCATCTTAGACGAAGCAACCTCGAATATAGACTCAAGCACAGAAATGTTTGTTCAAGAATCTATGCTTCATTTAATGGAATATAAGACCTCATTCATAATAGCGCATAGACTAAGCACAATAAAAAATGCCGACGTTATTATAGTTATTGATAATGGAGAAATAATAGAACAAGGAAACCATCAATCACTAATAGATCAAAAAGGTTTTTATTATAATTTATACCAATCACAATTCGAAGGAAATAAAGATTAG
- a CDS encoding BMP family ABC transporter substrate-binding protein, with protein sequence MKFKKYLLSMAGISSIALPLAAISCGEPTSDSGYHKREEEYIQPSERVAVIQRNTSLTMDLATSEKIKAKKLKFALITDTGKVTDKSFNQSAWEALNTIADQTQKSADEQLFEFVAVEPTGDSYDQSYNAAIDNGANVIVLPGFTHGDHIKTFIKANIEKLRAKKVIIIGIDFTLKDVSYENFYALNFDVSQASWQLGYALSKYLSAQYSDNQENRKLASLGGGAFFGVTDFITGYLKGIKAFNDANPTLKTKHADTIDLNAGFKPDNTQTAAVTNMLGTEAKIVYPVAGPATLTTVDQITKNEKYKDRLVVGVDVDQSKALPANKGYFATSVLKNVAQATYDIILAKAFEISEVETKIAHIKQGDTNNFYGGYDAGWVALAESTIGDTAKREAMNSAINEAKEKFVALSTDEKAFVSAPKARKEDTNKNQNEIKTVVDDLIKIVNN encoded by the coding sequence ATGAAATTCAAAAAATACTTACTTTCTATGGCCGGAATAAGCTCAATCGCTTTACCTTTGGCTGCAATTTCTTGTGGAGAACCAACAAGTGATTCAGGATACCACAAACGTGAAGAAGAATACATTCAACCAAGCGAAAGAGTTGCTGTTATCCAAAGAAACACAAGTCTTACAATGGATTTAGCTACTTCAGAAAAAATTAAAGCTAAAAAATTAAAATTTGCTTTAATTACAGATACAGGAAAAGTTACAGATAAATCATTTAACCAATCTGCATGAGAAGCTTTAAACACCATTGCAGACCAAACACAAAAATCAGCTGATGAACAACTATTTGAATTCGTCGCAGTTGAGCCAACAGGTGATTCATATGATCAATCATATAATGCTGCAATTGATAACGGTGCAAATGTTATTGTTCTTCCTGGGTTCACACATGGTGATCACATTAAAACATTTATTAAAGCAAATATTGAAAAATTAAGAGCTAAAAAAGTTATCATTATCGGTATTGACTTTACATTAAAAGATGTTTCATACGAAAACTTCTATGCATTAAACTTTGACGTTAGCCAAGCCTCATGACAATTAGGGTACGCTCTTTCAAAATATCTTTCAGCACAATACTCTGATAATCAAGAAAATAGAAAATTAGCTTCATTAGGTGGAGGAGCATTCTTTGGAGTTACAGACTTTATTACAGGTTATTTAAAAGGAATTAAAGCATTTAATGATGCAAATCCAACATTAAAAACTAAACATGCTGATACTATTGATTTAAATGCTGGATTTAAACCAGATAACACACAAACAGCTGCAGTTACAAATATGTTAGGAACAGAAGCAAAAATTGTTTATCCTGTTGCAGGACCAGCTACATTAACTACTGTTGATCAAATTACTAAAAACGAAAAATACAAGGATAGATTAGTTGTTGGTGTTGACGTTGATCAATCAAAAGCTTTACCAGCTAATAAAGGTTACTTTGCTACATCAGTTCTTAAAAATGTTGCTCAAGCTACATATGATATTATTTTAGCTAAAGCATTTGAAATTTCAGAAGTTGAAACCAAAATAGCTCACATCAAACAAGGTGACACAAATAATTTCTATGGTGGATATGATGCAGGTTGAGTTGCTTTAGCTGAATCTACAATTGGTGATACAGCAAAAAGAGAAGCAATGAATAGCGCTATTAATGAAGCAAAAGAAAAATTTGTTGCTTTATCAACAGATGAAAAGGCATTTGTTAGTGCTCCAAAAGCAAGAAAAGAAGACACAAACAAAAATCAAAATGAAATTAAAACAGTTGTTGATGATTTAATTAAAATAGTAAATAATTAA
- a CDS encoding ATP-binding cassette domain-containing protein has product MKKINAIEFVNISKSFGSIKANQDISFEVEKGTIHALIGENGAGKSTLMSILFGLYEPDKGTIKVNNNEVLIKGPNDANALGIGMVHQHFKLVDVYTNLENIVLGAEDINRTTKVIDFGPAIRKIKTIQNKFNLHFDLNKQTGKETVATQQKVEIMKMLYRDSEILIFDEPTAVLTDQEIQGLLNTFKLFREQGKTILFISHKLGEIKEVANNATMLRHGRITGNFAVKDVSIEEMANRMVGGEVENARNEYSDTSKNKVILDIQNVSTEGEKPLKNVSLQIKSGEIVAIAGVEGNGQTDLEYVVSGMKKPTTGSIKLARTELINEKINLINKKNRTKSIVNFVLFTMLFILATVLIVATPEAKDINVIYKIIGGFVYLLAALFFFASINKEIKTNKNIESIAFDGVGSKTKRWIYLAKSSFVVTSIFLIITLVVGLVLLNTTFLAPLGLAIMFINAVALAWFVIFIYRALTKSVWKNDVKKNWWHSAISVLITLGYTVAFILLAIVALVSHFNLFSHVNVLVFYVVTLALMIFVFAITVVYFYILEKQFKVLVKAKEDDINLENLSVYEISKLGLSFIPSDRHKHGLVLDYNIKYNTVLRRLWDSKYVRFGIFKEKAIKEETKNIISKYDVRGARNGISQSRQLSGGNQQKFIVGREMNSPHDFILIVQPTRGLDVGAIKNIHEQILEEKKNGKAILLISYELDEVLALADKIAVINTGEILAVKEAKDLTRTEIGIYMAHKNDEKGAN; this is encoded by the coding sequence ATGAAAAAAATTAATGCAATAGAATTTGTTAATATTTCTAAATCTTTCGGTTCAATCAAAGCAAACCAAGACATTAGTTTTGAGGTTGAAAAAGGGACTATACATGCACTTATTGGAGAAAATGGTGCTGGTAAAAGTACACTTATGTCAATCCTTTTTGGTTTATATGAACCTGATAAAGGGACAATAAAAGTTAATAACAACGAAGTATTAATCAAAGGTCCAAACGATGCTAATGCTTTAGGTATTGGTATGGTTCATCAGCACTTCAAACTTGTTGATGTATACACAAACTTAGAGAACATCGTTTTAGGAGCTGAGGACATTAATAGAACTACTAAAGTTATTGATTTTGGTCCAGCAATTAGAAAGATAAAAACAATTCAAAATAAATTTAATTTACACTTTGACTTAAATAAACAAACAGGTAAAGAAACTGTTGCAACTCAACAAAAAGTCGAAATAATGAAAATGTTGTATAGAGATTCAGAAATTCTTATTTTTGATGAACCAACAGCGGTTTTAACAGATCAAGAAATTCAAGGTCTTTTAAATACTTTTAAATTATTTAGAGAACAAGGTAAAACAATACTTTTTATTTCACATAAATTAGGAGAAATAAAAGAAGTAGCAAATAACGCTACAATGCTAAGACACGGTAGAATAACAGGTAATTTTGCTGTTAAAGATGTTTCTATTGAAGAAATGGCCAACAGAATGGTAGGTGGCGAAGTAGAAAACGCTAGAAATGAATATTCTGACACATCTAAAAACAAAGTTATCCTTGATATTCAAAATGTTTCGACTGAAGGTGAAAAACCTTTAAAAAATGTTTCGCTTCAAATTAAGAGTGGTGAAATAGTTGCTATTGCCGGAGTTGAAGGTAATGGACAAACAGACTTAGAATATGTTGTAAGTGGTATGAAAAAACCTACAACAGGTTCAATTAAATTAGCTAGAACAGAATTAATTAATGAAAAAATTAATTTAATTAACAAAAAAAATAGAACTAAAAGTATTGTAAATTTTGTTTTATTTACTATGCTATTTATTTTAGCGACAGTTTTAATCGTCGCTACTCCTGAAGCCAAAGATATTAATGTTATTTATAAAATTATCGGAGGATTCGTATACTTATTAGCAGCATTATTTTTCTTTGCTTCTATTAATAAAGAAATAAAAACTAACAAAAATATTGAATCAATTGCTTTTGATGGTGTTGGTTCAAAAACAAAGAGATGAATCTATCTTGCAAAATCAAGCTTTGTAGTTACTTCAATTTTCTTAATAATTACACTTGTTGTCGGATTAGTTCTCTTAAATACAACATTTTTAGCTCCATTAGGATTAGCTATTATGTTTATTAACGCAGTTGCTTTAGCATGATTTGTAATTTTTATTTATAGAGCATTGACAAAATCTGTTTGAAAAAATGATGTTAAAAAGAATTGATGACACAGTGCAATTTCGGTTCTTATCACCTTAGGATATACTGTTGCATTCATTTTATTGGCTATAGTTGCTTTAGTAAGCCACTTTAATTTATTTTCACACGTTAATGTTTTAGTGTTTTACGTTGTTACATTAGCTCTTATGATATTTGTTTTTGCAATAACTGTTGTATATTTCTACATTTTAGAAAAACAATTTAAAGTTCTTGTTAAAGCAAAAGAAGATGATATTAATTTAGAAAACTTATCAGTATACGAAATTTCTAAATTAGGTCTTTCATTTATACCGAGCGATAGACATAAACATGGTTTAGTATTAGACTACAATATTAAATACAATACAGTTTTACGTAGATTATGAGATAGTAAATATGTAAGATTTGGTATATTTAAAGAAAAAGCTATTAAAGAAGAAACAAAAAACATTATTAGTAAATATGATGTTAGAGGTGCTAGAAATGGTATCTCTCAATCACGTCAACTTTCAGGTGGTAACCAACAAAAATTCATAGTTGGACGTGAAATGAATTCTCCTCATGATTTTATTTTAATAGTTCAACCAACACGTGGTCTTGATGTTGGTGCTATTAAAAACATCCATGAACAAATTCTTGAGGAAAAGAAAAACGGGAAAGCTATATTGCTTATTTCGTATGAATTAGATGAAGTTTTAGCATTAGCTGACAAAATCGCTGTTATAAATACAGGTGAAATTTTAGCAGTTAAGGAAGCTAAAGATCTAACTAGAACAGAAATAGGTATATACATGGCACACAAAAACGACGAGAAAGGAGCGAATTAA
- a CDS encoding ABC transporter permease — translation MKKGLYSNNALINFGEKSRRFFMFEDKASSRRKIFASVWAVFFGILAASIIYWIIGSTGTNPQKTTIFTFVQYIFQISTRESNKITFILYFLFFAFSGLAISIGFKSGLFNIGVSGQMTFPAIIFFTIVIALKLDINKISTEFLAGMFIVFIIMGMFIGLISGVLKAFFNVHEVISTIFLNWILTYVAKFLFTQGNQVFGKEAFSYFDPISGTQKLVITSNQQTTFIYFGIALLALLVFAIWFIYSKTAIGYKIKMVGLNKTNAKYVGVNEKLLTVTIMGISGALSGIAGFFLIILKNNRIEAGPAPMNIGFEAIAIALIALNSPIGVVFTSIIYSLINTSQIGFSFFRVSEKVTGDFFPIITGIIIFMSALAIIFYKFRVIRSIVKYLYLLFNKNYWYNLKVYHVSKWKYIIPERIKLFKLYFSNFKAHIAFRKTQKEYEDSIYKQIKSSKKMEQEELLSLYSKLSKEKFAHQEKRNKAGLNNYRDEKNKYKNQVKNRKQSFKLVKESLFLEFNKKVLEKYKRAFKIHEPAEGEI, via the coding sequence ATGAAAAAAGGATTATATTCTAATAATGCTTTGATTAACTTTGGTGAAAAATCAAGAAGATTTTTTATGTTCGAAGATAAAGCAAGCAGTAGAAGAAAAATTTTCGCTTCTGTTTGAGCAGTTTTCTTTGGTATTTTAGCCGCTTCTATTATTTATTGAATAATAGGAAGTACAGGTACCAATCCTCAAAAAACAACTATTTTTACATTCGTTCAATACATATTTCAAATTTCAACAAGAGAATCTAATAAAATAACATTTATTCTTTACTTTTTATTCTTTGCATTCTCAGGGTTAGCAATTTCAATAGGATTTAAATCTGGACTATTTAATATTGGGGTATCAGGACAAATGACATTCCCCGCTATTATATTCTTTACAATTGTAATTGCTTTAAAGTTAGATATAAATAAAATATCTACAGAATTCTTAGCAGGTATGTTTATAGTATTCATTATCATGGGTATGTTTATAGGACTTATTTCAGGAGTTTTAAAAGCATTCTTTAATGTTCATGAAGTTATTTCTACAATTTTCTTAAACTGAATATTAACATACGTTGCAAAATTCTTATTCACACAAGGAAACCAAGTTTTTGGTAAAGAAGCCTTTTCTTATTTTGACCCTATTAGCGGTACTCAAAAATTAGTTATTACAAGTAATCAACAAACAACTTTTATTTACTTCGGAATTGCTCTTTTAGCATTATTAGTATTCGCTATATGATTTATTTATAGTAAGACAGCTATCGGGTACAAAATTAAAATGGTTGGTCTAAATAAAACAAATGCTAAATATGTTGGGGTTAATGAAAAACTTCTAACAGTTACAATTATGGGTATTTCAGGAGCATTATCAGGTATTGCAGGATTTTTCTTAATTATTCTAAAAAATAATAGAATTGAGGCCGGACCCGCTCCTATGAATATAGGTTTTGAGGCAATAGCTATTGCTTTAATAGCCTTAAACAGCCCTATTGGTGTAGTATTCACATCAATTATATATTCATTAATTAACACTTCACAAATTGGATTTAGTTTCTTTAGAGTTAGCGAAAAAGTTACTGGTGACTTCTTCCCAATCATTACAGGTATTATTATTTTCATGTCTGCATTGGCAATAATATTCTATAAATTTAGAGTTATAAGATCGATTGTAAAATACCTTTACTTATTATTTAATAAAAACTATTGATACAATCTCAAGGTGTATCATGTAAGTAAATGGAAATACATTATCCCAGAAAGAATTAAATTATTTAAATTATACTTTTCTAATTTTAAAGCGCATATCGCATTTAGAAAGACTCAAAAAGAATACGAAGACTCAATCTATAAACAAATTAAATCTTCTAAGAAAATGGAGCAAGAAGAATTATTATCTCTTTACTCAAAACTTTCTAAAGAAAAATTTGCTCACCAAGAAAAAAGAAATAAAGCTGGTTTAAATAATTATAGAGATGAAAAAAACAAATACAAAAACCAAGTAAAAAATAGAAAACAATCATTTAAATTGGTTAAAGAAAGTTTATTCTTAGAATTCAATAAAAAAGTTCTCGAAAAATACAAGAGAGCATTTAAAATTCATGAACCTGCGGAAGGAGAAATTTAA